Proteins encoded in a region of the Triticum dicoccoides isolate Atlit2015 ecotype Zavitan chromosome 3A, WEW_v2.0, whole genome shotgun sequence genome:
- the LOC119268581 gene encoding mitogen-activated protein kinase 8 isoform X3, with translation MQPDQHQQRRKGSSEMDFFSEYGDANRYKIQEVIGKGSYGVVCSAIDQHTGDKVAIKKIHNIFEHLSDAARILREIKLLRLLRHPDIVEIRHIMLPPSRRDFKDIYVVFELMDTDLHQVIKANDDLTKEHHQFFLYQMLRALKYIHTANVYHRDLKPKNILANANCKLKICDFGLARVAFNDTPTTVFWTDYVATRWYRAPELCGSFFTKYSPAIDIWSIGCIFAEILTGKPLFPGKNVVHQLDLMTDLLGTPSLDTVSRIRNEKARRYLSSMRKKQPVCFSERFPKADPAALKLMQRLLAFDPKDRPTAEEALADPYFKGLGKVEREPSCQPISKFEFEFERKKVTKEDVKELIFREILEYHPQLLKDYMNGTEKTNFLYPSAVDNFRRQFANLEENGGKGGAIVPSDRKHVSLPSSLVISWYYGIALHDKRWSGLLQFILHQFLQKIRSLPKFPKGFQQVDQEEWLAR, from the exons ATGCAGCCGGACCAGCACCAGCAGCGGAGGAAG GGTTCATCGGAGATGGACTTCTTCAGTGAATATGGCGATGCTAATAGATACAAAATTCAGGAAGTCATCGGTAAAGGGAGTTACGGTGTCGTTTGTTCAGCTATTGACCAACATACTGGCGACAAGGTGGCAATCAAGAAAATACACAATATCTTTGAGCATTTATCTGATGCTGCTCGGATCCTCCGTGAGATCAAATTACTCCGCCTATTGAGACATCCTGATATAGTTGAGATCAGGCATATAATGTTGCCTCCGTCAAGGAGGGATTTCAAGGATATTTATGTCGTCTTTGAGCTGATGGATACAGACCTCCACCAAGTCATCAAGGCCAACGATGACTTAACCAAAGAGCACCACCAGTTCTTTCTCTATCAGATGCTTCGTGCACTGAAATATATTCATACCG CTAATGTTTATCATCGTGATTTGAAGCCAAAGAATATATTGGCAAATGCTAACTGTAAACTCAAAATATGTGATTTTGGGCTAGCACGAGTTGCATTCAATGACACTCCCACGACTGTATTTTGGACG GATTATGTTGCTACTAGATGGTATAGGGCTCCTGAGCTTTGTGGATCTTTCTTTACTAAG TATTCACCAGCTATTGACATATGGAGTATTGGTTGCATTTTTGCGGAGATTCTAACTGGGAAACCTTTGTTTCCTGGTAAAAATGTAGTTCACCAGTTGGATTTAATGACTGATCTCTTGGGTACGCCGTCACTGGATACTGTTTCCAGG ATCCGGAATGAGAAGGCAAGGAGGTACTTGAGTAGTATGAGGAAAAAACAACCGGTATGTTTTTCTGAGAGGTTCCCCAAAGCAGATCCTGCTGCACTCAAACTTATGCAGCGGCTTTTAGCATTTGACCCCAAGGATAGACCAACGGCAGAAGAG GCGTTAGCTGATCCATATTTTAAAGGCCTTGGGAAGGTAGAGAGAGAACCATCCTGCCAGCCAATATCGAAATTTGAGTTTGAGTTTGAACGGAAAAAGGTGACAAAAGAGGACGTAAAGGAACTTATATTCCGCGAGATATTGGAGTATCATCCTCAACTTCTCAAGGATTACATGAATGGAACTGAAAAAACGAACTTCCTATATCCTAG TGCTGTAGACAATTTCCGAAGGCAATTTGCTAATTTGGAGGAAAATGGAGGGAAGGGAGGGGCAATCGTTCCATCGGACAGGAAGCATGTTTCGCTCCCCAG TTCTTTGGTGATCTCATGGTACTATGGAATCGCTTTACATGACAAAAGATGGTCAG GACTACTACAGTTCATTCTACACCAATTCCTCCAAAAGATCAGAAGTCTTCCCAAGTTCCCCAAAGGATTCCAACAG GTAGACCAGGAAGAGTGGTTGGCCCGGTAA
- the LOC119268581 gene encoding mitogen-activated protein kinase 8 isoform X1 translates to MQPDQHQQRRKGSSEMDFFSEYGDANRYKIQEVIGKGSYGVVCSAIDQHTGDKVAIKKIHNIFEHLSDAARILREIKLLRLLRHPDIVEIRHIMLPPSRRDFKDIYVVFELMDTDLHQVIKANDDLTKEHHQFFLYQMLRALKYIHTANVYHRDLKPKNILANANCKLKICDFGLARVAFNDTPTTVFWTDYVATRWYRAPELCGSFFTKYSPAIDIWSIGCIFAEILTGKPLFPGKNVVHQLDLMTDLLGTPSLDTVSRIRNEKARRYLSSMRKKQPVCFSERFPKADPAALKLMQRLLAFDPKDRPTAEEALADPYFKGLGKVEREPSCQPISKFEFEFERKKVTKEDVKELIFREILEYHPQLLKDYMNGTEKTNFLYPSAVDNFRRQFANLEENGGKGGAIVPSDRKHVSLPRTTTVHSTPIPPKDQKSSQVPQRIPTGRPGRVVGPVIPFENSCAMDPYSQRRVARNPVLPAAATNVSAYAYHRKSDSSERELQQELEKDRMQYQPMQRFMDAKMVSPDLRSTSYYMPKGAPKADVAERTGLQPNMMQGIAPFNGIAAVGGSYNKASAVQYGVSRMY, encoded by the exons ATGCAGCCGGACCAGCACCAGCAGCGGAGGAAG GGTTCATCGGAGATGGACTTCTTCAGTGAATATGGCGATGCTAATAGATACAAAATTCAGGAAGTCATCGGTAAAGGGAGTTACGGTGTCGTTTGTTCAGCTATTGACCAACATACTGGCGACAAGGTGGCAATCAAGAAAATACACAATATCTTTGAGCATTTATCTGATGCTGCTCGGATCCTCCGTGAGATCAAATTACTCCGCCTATTGAGACATCCTGATATAGTTGAGATCAGGCATATAATGTTGCCTCCGTCAAGGAGGGATTTCAAGGATATTTATGTCGTCTTTGAGCTGATGGATACAGACCTCCACCAAGTCATCAAGGCCAACGATGACTTAACCAAAGAGCACCACCAGTTCTTTCTCTATCAGATGCTTCGTGCACTGAAATATATTCATACCG CTAATGTTTATCATCGTGATTTGAAGCCAAAGAATATATTGGCAAATGCTAACTGTAAACTCAAAATATGTGATTTTGGGCTAGCACGAGTTGCATTCAATGACACTCCCACGACTGTATTTTGGACG GATTATGTTGCTACTAGATGGTATAGGGCTCCTGAGCTTTGTGGATCTTTCTTTACTAAG TATTCACCAGCTATTGACATATGGAGTATTGGTTGCATTTTTGCGGAGATTCTAACTGGGAAACCTTTGTTTCCTGGTAAAAATGTAGTTCACCAGTTGGATTTAATGACTGATCTCTTGGGTACGCCGTCACTGGATACTGTTTCCAGG ATCCGGAATGAGAAGGCAAGGAGGTACTTGAGTAGTATGAGGAAAAAACAACCGGTATGTTTTTCTGAGAGGTTCCCCAAAGCAGATCCTGCTGCACTCAAACTTATGCAGCGGCTTTTAGCATTTGACCCCAAGGATAGACCAACGGCAGAAGAG GCGTTAGCTGATCCATATTTTAAAGGCCTTGGGAAGGTAGAGAGAGAACCATCCTGCCAGCCAATATCGAAATTTGAGTTTGAGTTTGAACGGAAAAAGGTGACAAAAGAGGACGTAAAGGAACTTATATTCCGCGAGATATTGGAGTATCATCCTCAACTTCTCAAGGATTACATGAATGGAACTGAAAAAACGAACTTCCTATATCCTAG TGCTGTAGACAATTTCCGAAGGCAATTTGCTAATTTGGAGGAAAATGGAGGGAAGGGAGGGGCAATCGTTCCATCGGACAGGAAGCATGTTTCGCTCCCCAG GACTACTACAGTTCATTCTACACCAATTCCTCCAAAAGATCAGAAGTCTTCCCAAGTTCCCCAAAGGATTCCAACAG GTAGACCAGGAAGAGTGGTTGGCCCGGTAATACCATTTGAGAATTCATGTGCTATGGATCCTTACAGTCAACGAAGGGTGGCGAGGAATCCAGTACTTCCTGCAGCTGCTACCAATGTATCAGCATACGCATACCACCGAAAGTCAGACAGTTCAGAGAGAGAGTTACAGCAGGAGCTTGAAAAAGACCGCATGCAGTACCAGCCGATGCAGCGTTTCATGGATGCCAAGATGGTCTCCCCTGACTTGAGGTCTACCTCCTATTACATGCCAAAGGGTGCCCCAAAAGCCGATGTAGCAGAAAGGACTGGTTTGCAGCCAAACATGATGCAGGGAATTGCCCCGTTTAATGGCATTGCTGCAGTTGGAGGTAGCTACAATAAGGCCAGTGCTGTTCAGTATGGAGTTTCAAGGATGTACTAA
- the LOC119268581 gene encoding mitogen-activated protein kinase 8 isoform X2, translating into MDFFSEYGDANRYKIQEVIGKGSYGVVCSAIDQHTGDKVAIKKIHNIFEHLSDAARILREIKLLRLLRHPDIVEIRHIMLPPSRRDFKDIYVVFELMDTDLHQVIKANDDLTKEHHQFFLYQMLRALKYIHTANVYHRDLKPKNILANANCKLKICDFGLARVAFNDTPTTVFWTDYVATRWYRAPELCGSFFTKYSPAIDIWSIGCIFAEILTGKPLFPGKNVVHQLDLMTDLLGTPSLDTVSRIRNEKARRYLSSMRKKQPVCFSERFPKADPAALKLMQRLLAFDPKDRPTAEEALADPYFKGLGKVEREPSCQPISKFEFEFERKKVTKEDVKELIFREILEYHPQLLKDYMNGTEKTNFLYPSAVDNFRRQFANLEENGGKGGAIVPSDRKHVSLPRTTTVHSTPIPPKDQKSSQVPQRIPTGRPGRVVGPVIPFENSCAMDPYSQRRVARNPVLPAAATNVSAYAYHRKSDSSERELQQELEKDRMQYQPMQRFMDAKMVSPDLRSTSYYMPKGAPKADVAERTGLQPNMMQGIAPFNGIAAVGGSYNKASAVQYGVSRMY; encoded by the exons ATGGACTTCTTCAGTGAATATGGCGATGCTAATAGATACAAAATTCAGGAAGTCATCGGTAAAGGGAGTTACGGTGTCGTTTGTTCAGCTATTGACCAACATACTGGCGACAAGGTGGCAATCAAGAAAATACACAATATCTTTGAGCATTTATCTGATGCTGCTCGGATCCTCCGTGAGATCAAATTACTCCGCCTATTGAGACATCCTGATATAGTTGAGATCAGGCATATAATGTTGCCTCCGTCAAGGAGGGATTTCAAGGATATTTATGTCGTCTTTGAGCTGATGGATACAGACCTCCACCAAGTCATCAAGGCCAACGATGACTTAACCAAAGAGCACCACCAGTTCTTTCTCTATCAGATGCTTCGTGCACTGAAATATATTCATACCG CTAATGTTTATCATCGTGATTTGAAGCCAAAGAATATATTGGCAAATGCTAACTGTAAACTCAAAATATGTGATTTTGGGCTAGCACGAGTTGCATTCAATGACACTCCCACGACTGTATTTTGGACG GATTATGTTGCTACTAGATGGTATAGGGCTCCTGAGCTTTGTGGATCTTTCTTTACTAAG TATTCACCAGCTATTGACATATGGAGTATTGGTTGCATTTTTGCGGAGATTCTAACTGGGAAACCTTTGTTTCCTGGTAAAAATGTAGTTCACCAGTTGGATTTAATGACTGATCTCTTGGGTACGCCGTCACTGGATACTGTTTCCAGG ATCCGGAATGAGAAGGCAAGGAGGTACTTGAGTAGTATGAGGAAAAAACAACCGGTATGTTTTTCTGAGAGGTTCCCCAAAGCAGATCCTGCTGCACTCAAACTTATGCAGCGGCTTTTAGCATTTGACCCCAAGGATAGACCAACGGCAGAAGAG GCGTTAGCTGATCCATATTTTAAAGGCCTTGGGAAGGTAGAGAGAGAACCATCCTGCCAGCCAATATCGAAATTTGAGTTTGAGTTTGAACGGAAAAAGGTGACAAAAGAGGACGTAAAGGAACTTATATTCCGCGAGATATTGGAGTATCATCCTCAACTTCTCAAGGATTACATGAATGGAACTGAAAAAACGAACTTCCTATATCCTAG TGCTGTAGACAATTTCCGAAGGCAATTTGCTAATTTGGAGGAAAATGGAGGGAAGGGAGGGGCAATCGTTCCATCGGACAGGAAGCATGTTTCGCTCCCCAG GACTACTACAGTTCATTCTACACCAATTCCTCCAAAAGATCAGAAGTCTTCCCAAGTTCCCCAAAGGATTCCAACAG GTAGACCAGGAAGAGTGGTTGGCCCGGTAATACCATTTGAGAATTCATGTGCTATGGATCCTTACAGTCAACGAAGGGTGGCGAGGAATCCAGTACTTCCTGCAGCTGCTACCAATGTATCAGCATACGCATACCACCGAAAGTCAGACAGTTCAGAGAGAGAGTTACAGCAGGAGCTTGAAAAAGACCGCATGCAGTACCAGCCGATGCAGCGTTTCATGGATGCCAAGATGGTCTCCCCTGACTTGAGGTCTACCTCCTATTACATGCCAAAGGGTGCCCCAAAAGCCGATGTAGCAGAAAGGACTGGTTTGCAGCCAAACATGATGCAGGGAATTGCCCCGTTTAATGGCATTGCTGCAGTTGGAGGTAGCTACAATAAGGCCAGTGCTGTTCAGTATGGAGTTTCAAGGATGTACTAA